In Cheilinus undulatus linkage group 14, ASM1832078v1, whole genome shotgun sequence, a genomic segment contains:
- the acbd3 gene encoding Golgi resident protein GCP60 isoform X2 — MMATEVQSGDLDSATSSRLEVSIDGLTLSPDPEGEQAPVEEPEPNPEEPSTDTPGAAEGEDGESAKSTIESKWGFSLQELYGMGLKFFKEKDGKAFHPTYEEKLRLVALHKQVLLGPYNPDASPEVGFFDVLGNDRRKEWASLGNMEKEEAMVEFVKLLNKCCNLFAPYVTSHKIEREEQERKRREEEERLRLEEEERERQRQEEERRRLEEEERLRREEEERRQAEEERLRVEQQKQQIMAALNAQTAVQFQQYAAQQYPNSPEQQLGLIRQLQEQHYQQYMQQLYQVQLAQQQAALQKQQQADSMVQGTVDSNSFVSVEPIAASATGPLSAASPPTGEELPTVNGGQSDSYSESMDREPEPEPAEEVSENGPLLDSPPVIAAPSMWTRPQIKDFKEKIRQDADSVITVGRGEVVTVRVPTHEEGSYLFWEFATDYYDIGFGVFFEWTDAASASVSVHVSESSDDDEDDEGDPPNEEEKAKKEAGKPQVDEIVPVYRRDCHEEVYAGSHQYPGRGVYLLKFDNSYSLWRSKSVYYRVYYTR, encoded by the exons ATGATGGCGACAGAGGTTCAGAGCGGCGACCTCGACAGTGCTACTTCTAGCCGGCTCGAAGTTTCTATCGACGGGCTCACCCTAAGTCCCGACCCGGAGGGCGAGCAAGCCCCAGTGGAAGAGCCGGAGCCCAACCCCGAGGAACCAAGCACCGATACACCGGGCGCCGCTGAAGGCGAAGATGGAGAGTCTGCCAAATCTACGATAGAGAGCAAATGGGGCTTTTCGTTGCAAGAGCTGTACGGAATGGGCCTTAAATTCTTCAAAG AGAAAGATGGCAAGGCTTTCCACCCCACCTATGAGGAGAAGCTTCGATTGGTAGCTCTGCATAAACAGGTGTTACTGGGCCCTTACAATCCAGATGCTTCACCAGAGGTTGGCTTCTTTGATGTGCTGGGCAATGACCGCAG AAAAGAGTGGGCCTCCCTGGGCAACATGGAGAAGGAGGAGGCCATGGTGGAGTTTGTCAAGCTGTTGAACAAGTGCTGTAACCTCTTTGCTCCCTATGTCACCTCACACAAGATTGAAAGAGAAGAACAGGAGAGGAAAAG gagagaagaagaagagcgaCTGcggctggaggaggaggagagggagcgaCAAAGGCAGGAGGAGGAAAGACggaggctggaggaggaggagaggctgagaagggaggaggaggagaggagacaggCAGAGGAAGAAAGGCTACGGGTTGAGCAGCAGAA ACAGCAGATCATGGCAGCGTTGAATGCACAGACAGCAGTGCAGTTCCAGCAGTATGCTGCTCAGCAGTACCCAAACAGCCCAGAGCAACAGCTGGGTCTCATCCGACAGCTCCAGGAGCAGCACTACCAGCAGTACATGCAGCAGCTCTACCAAGTCCAGCTGGCCCAACAACAG GCGGCCttacagaagcagcagcaggctGATTCCATGGTGCAGGGCACTGTAGACTCAAACAGTTTTGTCAGTGTTGAACCCATTGCCGCCTCAGCCACAGGGCCGTTGAGTGCAGCTTCACCACCCACAGGAGAAGAACTTCCCACAGTCAATGGAGGCCAGTCAGACTCCTACTCAGAGAGCATGGACCGTGAGCCTGAGCCTGAGCCGGCAGAGGAGGTCTCAGAAAACGGGCCTTTATTAG ACTCCCCACCAGTCATAGCCGCTCCCTCCATGTGGACACGGCCACAGATTAAGGACTTTAAGGAGAAAATCCGTCAGGATGCAGACAGTGTGATCACAGTGGGACGTGGCGAGGTGGTTACAGTCCGTGTGCCCACCCATGAGGAAGGATCTTACCTTTTCTGGGAGTTTGCCACAGACTATTATGACATCGGCTTCGGAGTCTTCTTTGAGTGGACAGATGCTGCTTCTGCTTCAGTCAGTGTGCATGTGTCGGAGTCCAGCGACGACGACGAGGATGATGAAG GTGATCCTCCCAACGAGGAGGAGAAGGCAAAGAAGGAGGCAGGTAAGCCCCAGGTGGATGAGATTGTGCCGGTGTACCGGCGGGACTGTCACGAGGAGGTGTACGCCGGCAGCCATCAGTACCCTGGCCGTGGAGTCTACCTGCTCAAGTTTGACAACTCCTATTCACTTTGGCGCTCCAAGAGTGTCTACTACAGAGTCTACTACACCAGATAA
- the acbd3 gene encoding Golgi resident protein GCP60 isoform X1, whose amino-acid sequence MMATEVQSGDLDSATSSRLEVSIDGLTLSPDPEGEQAPVEEPEPNPEEPSTDTPGAAEGEDGESAKSTIESKWGFSLQELYGMGLKFFKEKDGKAFHPTYEEKLRLVALHKQVLLGPYNPDASPEVGFFDVLGNDRRKEWASLGNMEKEEAMVEFVKLLNKCCNLFAPYVTSHKIEREEQERKRREEEERLRLEEEERERQRQEEERRRLEEEERLRREEEERRQAEEERLRVEQQKQQIMAALNAQTAVQFQQYAAQQYPNSPEQQLGLIRQLQEQHYQQYMQQLYQVQLAQQQAALQKQQQADSMVQGTVDSNSFVSVEPIAASATGPLSAASPPTGEELPTVNGGQSDSYSESMDREPEPEPAEEVSENGPLLADSPPVIAAPSMWTRPQIKDFKEKIRQDADSVITVGRGEVVTVRVPTHEEGSYLFWEFATDYYDIGFGVFFEWTDAASASVSVHVSESSDDDEDDEGDPPNEEEKAKKEAGKPQVDEIVPVYRRDCHEEVYAGSHQYPGRGVYLLKFDNSYSLWRSKSVYYRVYYTR is encoded by the exons ATGATGGCGACAGAGGTTCAGAGCGGCGACCTCGACAGTGCTACTTCTAGCCGGCTCGAAGTTTCTATCGACGGGCTCACCCTAAGTCCCGACCCGGAGGGCGAGCAAGCCCCAGTGGAAGAGCCGGAGCCCAACCCCGAGGAACCAAGCACCGATACACCGGGCGCCGCTGAAGGCGAAGATGGAGAGTCTGCCAAATCTACGATAGAGAGCAAATGGGGCTTTTCGTTGCAAGAGCTGTACGGAATGGGCCTTAAATTCTTCAAAG AGAAAGATGGCAAGGCTTTCCACCCCACCTATGAGGAGAAGCTTCGATTGGTAGCTCTGCATAAACAGGTGTTACTGGGCCCTTACAATCCAGATGCTTCACCAGAGGTTGGCTTCTTTGATGTGCTGGGCAATGACCGCAG AAAAGAGTGGGCCTCCCTGGGCAACATGGAGAAGGAGGAGGCCATGGTGGAGTTTGTCAAGCTGTTGAACAAGTGCTGTAACCTCTTTGCTCCCTATGTCACCTCACACAAGATTGAAAGAGAAGAACAGGAGAGGAAAAG gagagaagaagaagagcgaCTGcggctggaggaggaggagagggagcgaCAAAGGCAGGAGGAGGAAAGACggaggctggaggaggaggagaggctgagaagggaggaggaggagaggagacaggCAGAGGAAGAAAGGCTACGGGTTGAGCAGCAGAA ACAGCAGATCATGGCAGCGTTGAATGCACAGACAGCAGTGCAGTTCCAGCAGTATGCTGCTCAGCAGTACCCAAACAGCCCAGAGCAACAGCTGGGTCTCATCCGACAGCTCCAGGAGCAGCACTACCAGCAGTACATGCAGCAGCTCTACCAAGTCCAGCTGGCCCAACAACAG GCGGCCttacagaagcagcagcaggctGATTCCATGGTGCAGGGCACTGTAGACTCAAACAGTTTTGTCAGTGTTGAACCCATTGCCGCCTCAGCCACAGGGCCGTTGAGTGCAGCTTCACCACCCACAGGAGAAGAACTTCCCACAGTCAATGGAGGCCAGTCAGACTCCTACTCAGAGAGCATGGACCGTGAGCCTGAGCCTGAGCCGGCAGAGGAGGTCTCAGAAAACGGGCCTTTATTAG CAGACTCCCCACCAGTCATAGCCGCTCCCTCCATGTGGACACGGCCACAGATTAAGGACTTTAAGGAGAAAATCCGTCAGGATGCAGACAGTGTGATCACAGTGGGACGTGGCGAGGTGGTTACAGTCCGTGTGCCCACCCATGAGGAAGGATCTTACCTTTTCTGGGAGTTTGCCACAGACTATTATGACATCGGCTTCGGAGTCTTCTTTGAGTGGACAGATGCTGCTTCTGCTTCAGTCAGTGTGCATGTGTCGGAGTCCAGCGACGACGACGAGGATGATGAAG GTGATCCTCCCAACGAGGAGGAGAAGGCAAAGAAGGAGGCAGGTAAGCCCCAGGTGGATGAGATTGTGCCGGTGTACCGGCGGGACTGTCACGAGGAGGTGTACGCCGGCAGCCATCAGTACCCTGGCCGTGGAGTCTACCTGCTCAAGTTTGACAACTCCTATTCACTTTGGCGCTCCAAGAGTGTCTACTACAGAGTCTACTACACCAGATAA